One Enterobacter asburiae genomic window, GGGTGACGGTGCAGCACTGCTGGTTTGTAGGTCGGGTAAGGCGTAGCCGCCACCCGGCAAGTCAGCCTTTGTTGTCAAATCACGGGCTCCTGGAACGGTAAAGGTCTTACTGATGCACGCTTCGGTACTACGTTTTCCTGGTAATTGTCTGCCGCAAACCATCTGATACTCTGGCAGGACTCAAAGGATGACAAGGAAGAGGAATGCTGAACCCCGGATTCGTTACCCGCAAAGCGCTTGCTCAGTGGCAGGATGTTCCCGCTTTTCTCCCCCAGTTCCAGTTCCATGAAAAACACCGAGCGGTCATTCATACCGCGCATCCTGAAAATATTCTGCCGTTGATTGCAAACTTTGACGTCCGGCAAGATGCCGTGATTCGTCGACTGATGGCTTTACGGCAATTACCGCAAAAATTACTACCTAATCAGCAGGCTGACTCAATCAGCAACTTTGGCCTGCACAGTTTTACCCTGTTGAAAAACTCTGCATCTGAGCTCTGCTATGGCTTAAAAGGACAATTCTGGCGGACTAATTTCGGTCTGGAAAACGCACCGGACACCATGGCTTTTCAGTCGCCAGCCGCGCCGGGTAGCGCGACGTTGCTGCTGCGCTACCAGGTAACGGAACTGGCCCCAGGTCAACATGAACTCTGTACGGAAACCTTCGTCTATTGTCCGGACAAACGTACTCAACTCAAAATGGCAGCCTACTGGCTGGCAATACGGGCCGGGAGCGGCTGGATCCGTAAAAGGACGCTGAAAGCGGTTAAGTCGAATATTGAAGGGCTGGAATGAGCGAGGAGCGAAGCTATGCTGCATAGAAAACCCTATCAGGTTTCAGAGAAATATGAATGCTATAAGAATAACTATCTGGTGAGTACAGACAGAGAAAAGCTTGATGTACAGGCTATTCATCAATATCTGACGAGGTCAACCTGGGCAAAAGGCATTCACCTGGACATTGTTTCTGCCTCAATAGAAAACAGTCTTAACTTTGGCCTTTATCATAATGAACACCAGATTGGTTTCGCGCGTCTGATAACAGATTATGCGACCTTCGCCTACCTTTGCGATGTCTATATCCTTGAAGAACATCAGGGAAAAGGGCTTGGAAGATGGGTTATGGAATGCATACATCATCACCCTGTGTTTGAGCAGCTTCGCAGGATCATGTTATTTACCACGACTGCACCCTGGCTCTATGAAAAATTTGGCTACGAGCCCGTAAACAGAAAAAACTATGCATGGACGATTACGCGGCCTGATATCTATTTGAATGAAAAATAGCCTGGCTGATAATCCCTGTTCAGCTCCCCGTTGACTTATTGACTCTGTGTTTTCATCATCCGTTTCCGGGACAACGCGAACCCGTTCGGTCTGTGAAGATCGAACGTACGCTAACGACAGCAGCGCTAACCTTAAAGAGCGGGACTATTTGCTATGAATCCAAGGGAAAATATTGTCAGTACATTCAGCGAGTTGTCTGCAGAATTACAGCGTGCTGCCGAGTTCTCGCTACAGAATACCAATCAACTGGTTGTGCTATCAATGCGTGCCTTCGCCAGTGAAGCCGGTGTAAAACCCGCCACGTTGCTGCGGTTGGCGCAGCGATTGGGCTACAACGGCTGGGGTGAACTCAAGGACGCTTTCATTGATGAACTCGGGCTGCGCAATGATACATATGTCTCCAAAGCTGAGAAGCTTATCGCCAAAGGCACTCAGCCGCAGCTGTATGAAGAGGTATTTCAGGCACATCAGAGAAATTTGGCTTTTACACAGCATGAAAACCATCAGGCCATGGAGCAGGCTGTATCGCTGTTGGACGCGGCCGAGAATGTCTATATTTGCGGCTTCCGGGCCAGTTTCCCTATCGCCTGGTCGCTGTTTTATGTCTATCGACTGTTCAATCGGCAAGTCTCGCTCATTGATGGGCTGGCGAGCAATATCGAGGTGTTCACCCGCGAATTAACTGCACACGATTGTCTGTTACTCACCAGCTTTGCGCCCTATTCACGTGAGTCGCTCGATGTCCTGCGCGCGGCTCAGCAGGCGGGCGTGACAATCGTCGCCATCACGGATTCTCCCGTCTCGCCATTAGCACAGGCCGCCGACTGCACGCTACTTTTCTCTATCGACAGCCCGTCGTTTTTCCCTTCCGTGGTGTCTGGCATGGGGCTCGCCGAGTGTTTACTGGCGATGCTGGTCGCGCGCCATGGTCGGGACGCAGTGAATAAAATCGAAAATGCTGAACGCTATCTTAATGACTCTGGCGCCTATGTGGTGCCCGGAAAATCCTGAAAAATGATTCATATGCATCAGGCATAAGAAAAAAGAATGCATTTGCATCAAAGATGAAATTGACGTGATACAAATGGATCCTGCAAGATGCGCTTCATTAGCACAGCGTATTCAGGAGCAGGACCAGCATGAGCCATATTATTCACCGCAGTCTACGCAACACGCCCGCCGTGGCGGTACGCGCCCAGGGGGCGTACATTTTCGATGCACAGGGAAAACAGTATCTGGATGCCTGCGGTGGCGCCGCCGTGTCCTGTTTAGGTCACGCACATCCTGACGTGCTGGCTGCGATGCATCGCCAGATCGATCAACTGGCCTATGCCCATACCAGTTTTTTTACCAGTGACACCGTTGAACAGCTTGCTGAACAGTTGACGCGTACGGCGCCAGGCAATCTTAACTATGCTTATTTCGTTTCGGGCGGTTCGGAAGCGGTCGAAACCGCGCTCAAGCTGGCGCGTCAGTATTTTGTTGAGATCGGCCAGCCGTCGCGCACCAAATTTATCGCCCGTAAACAGAGCTATCATGGCAATACCCTTGGGGCGCTCGCGGTGGGAGGCAACGAATGGCGCCGCCGCCAGTTTGCTCCCTTGTTGATCGACGTGATCCGCGTTTCGGCCTGCAATGAGTATCGCGACCGCCGCGCAGACGAAACCCAGCAGCAATACACCACGCGTCTGCTCAACGAGTTGGAGCAGGCCATTATTGAGGCCGGTCCCGACACCATTATTGGTTTCTGTGCAGAAACCGTGGTGGGGGCCACCACTGGCGCCACCCCGCCTACCCCGGGCTATCTTAAAGGTGTACGTAACCTGTGTGATAAATACGGCATCCTCTATATCGCGGATGAAGTCATGTGTGGCATGGGACGCACCGGCACATTGCATGCGTTTGAACAGGATGATGTGGTGCCGGATTTGGTGACCATCGCGAAGGGGCTGGGAGGCGGCTATCAGCCGATTGGCGCAGTATTAGCGAGCGAAAAGATTGTCTCAGCCCTGCAGGCCGGTAGCGGTCTGTTCCAGCACGGGCACACCTACATTTGTCACGCGACCGCCGCTTCCGCAGCCCTGGCAGTGCAGCAGGTGATTGCGCGCGATAATTTGCTGCAGGCGGTTAAGCAACAGGGGGCTTACCTGCACAACGCATTGCGTGAGGTACTGGGGGAATTACCGCACGTCGGTGATACGCGTGGACGCGGCTTGTTTGCCGGCGTTGAGCTGGTACGCGATAAAGCCAGCAAAACCCCCTTCGATCCTGCCCTGAAGCTGCATGCAGCAATCAAAGCAAACTGTATGTCACGTGGGCTGATGGTCTATCCAATGGGTGGAACAATTGACGGGCAATATGGCGACCATATCCTGATCGCGCCACCGTTTATTGTCACGCCTGACCAGCTCGACTTTGTGGTGGATACGCTGAACACCGT contains:
- a CDS encoding GNAT family N-acetyltransferase, with the protein product MLHRKPYQVSEKYECYKNNYLVSTDREKLDVQAIHQYLTRSTWAKGIHLDIVSASIENSLNFGLYHNEHQIGFARLITDYATFAYLCDVYILEEHQGKGLGRWVMECIHHHPVFEQLRRIMLFTTTAPWLYEKFGYEPVNRKNYAWTITRPDIYLNEK
- a CDS encoding MurR/RpiR family transcriptional regulator, which produces MNPRENIVSTFSELSAELQRAAEFSLQNTNQLVVLSMRAFASEAGVKPATLLRLAQRLGYNGWGELKDAFIDELGLRNDTYVSKAEKLIAKGTQPQLYEEVFQAHQRNLAFTQHENHQAMEQAVSLLDAAENVYICGFRASFPIAWSLFYVYRLFNRQVSLIDGLASNIEVFTRELTAHDCLLLTSFAPYSRESLDVLRAAQQAGVTIVAITDSPVSPLAQAADCTLLFSIDSPSFFPSVVSGMGLAECLLAMLVARHGRDAVNKIENAERYLNDSGAYVVPGKS
- a CDS encoding aspartate aminotransferase family protein, producing the protein MSHIIHRSLRNTPAVAVRAQGAYIFDAQGKQYLDACGGAAVSCLGHAHPDVLAAMHRQIDQLAYAHTSFFTSDTVEQLAEQLTRTAPGNLNYAYFVSGGSEAVETALKLARQYFVEIGQPSRTKFIARKQSYHGNTLGALAVGGNEWRRRQFAPLLIDVIRVSACNEYRDRRADETQQQYTTRLLNELEQAIIEAGPDTIIGFCAETVVGATTGATPPTPGYLKGVRNLCDKYGILYIADEVMCGMGRTGTLHAFEQDDVVPDLVTIAKGLGGGYQPIGAVLASEKIVSALQAGSGLFQHGHTYICHATAASAALAVQQVIARDNLLQAVKQQGAYLHNALREVLGELPHVGDTRGRGLFAGVELVRDKASKTPFDPALKLHAAIKANCMSRGLMVYPMGGTIDGQYGDHILIAPPFIVTPDQLDFVVDTLNTVIREETSRL